A genomic region of Miscanthus floridulus cultivar M001 chromosome 3, ASM1932011v1, whole genome shotgun sequence contains the following coding sequences:
- the LOC136547157 gene encoding protein PYRICULARIA ORYZAE RESISTANCE 21-like, producing MADKISTIVLKVDLECERCYKKIRKVLCKIQDKMNIKTISFDEKSNTVTISGPFDAEMVCNKLCCKAGRVIKEMDVKGKEKKDAGKAKDGGGEKPKDAGKAEKEGAKAAEKKEEKAEKKEGRGDKDAKPDKAEKGNKDGKAGAKKVKFDLDGGAPAADAKPGMTKADLGPLLEKIMAAKAGPEPPRGEPIAPPPMMAPRAAQGVAVPSIWPVPAGSVSGYGYNPGYDYSTGAGGYGCGCGGYNGYCRCGKPAAPGGYYGVPVYDSQGWYYGGGGARQLYYPQQQHCCEDPNAGCSVM from the exons ATGGCGGACAAG ATCTCCACGATCGTCCTCAAGGTTGACCTTGAATGCGAGAGATGCTACAAGAAGATCAGAAAAGTCCTCTGCAAGATCCAAG ACAAGATGAACATCAAGACGATCTCGTTTGATGAGAAGAGCAATACCGTGACGATCTCCGGGCCGTTCGACGCCGAAATGGTCTGCAACAAGCTCTGCTGCAAGGCCGGCCGGGTCATCAAGGAGATGGACGTCAAGGGCAAGGAGAAGAAGGACGCCGGCAAGgccaaggacggcggcggcgaaaAGCCCAAGGACGCCGGCAAGGCCGAGAAGGAGGGCGCCAAGGCGGCGGAGAAGAAGGAAGAGAAGGCCGAGAAGAAGGAGGGCAGGGGCGACAAGGATGCCAAGCCAGACAAGGCGGAGAAAGGCAATAAGGACGGGAAGGCGGGGGCCAAGAAGGTGAAGTTCGACCTCGACGGCGGGGCCCCCGCGGCGGACGCGAAGCCCGGCATGACCAAGGCCGACCTCGGCCCGCTCCTGGAGAAGATAATGGCAGCCAAGGCCGGGCCCGAGCCGCCGCGCGGCGAGCCGAtcgcgccgccgccgatgatGGCGCCGCGCGCCGCGCAGGGCGTGGCCGTGCCGTCCATCTGGCCCGTGCCCGCCGGGTCCGTGTCCGGCTACGGCTACAACCCGGGCTACGACTACAGCACTGGCGCTGGCGGGtacggctgcggctgcggcggctACAACGGCTACTGCCGGTGCGGCAAGCCGGCCGCGCCCGGGGGCTACTACGGCGTGCCGGTGTACGACAGCCAGGGGTGGtactacggcggcggcggcgcccggcaGCTGTACTACCCCCAGCAGCAGCACTGCTGCGAGGACCCCAATGCCGGGTGCAGCGTCATGTGA